A window from Oncorhynchus mykiss isolate Arlee chromosome 9, USDA_OmykA_1.1, whole genome shotgun sequence encodes these proteins:
- the LOC101268902 gene encoding bile acid receptor isoform X2 yields the protein MREWSESEMTMSAGGYLSAFDGYGISEPLQYYDVLGDPLGYSFQEPDLQGLAFSQQQYSPVNLQFSVYEPPSSQPCHPPYTHPYSPHCLEAPCEPSPEPQCGGLGKVGGGGLPLVKRTRLGPGGRVRGLDELCVVCGDKASGYHYNALTCEGCKGFFRRSVTKKAVYRCKSGGGCEMDMYMRRKCQDCRLRKCRAVGMLDECLLTEVQCQSKRLRKGAKHRGGGPEEEENMESRSVSSTNRLLGHVVSANLSREQNHVLDRIVEALRQYRAQYTVHCRVFEWTCTEDGGDRLMDVASPPSQRLLQFAKSVPGFELLNCSDQSTLLSSSSVEVMFLLSAQQFTQNPAACSPALQPFNISTHHCLKTLESKENIHSGTGPVNSGINEDLLGPVINFFHSMAALGVTEAEYALLTATVLLCSDEASLRAVTCVESLQELILELLSRVCGAWCGAQGPQGAQRFARLLGRLTELRTLQHNHLTLLRQQP from the exons ATGAGAGAGTGGAGTGAGTCGGAGATGACCATGTCTGCCGGTGGTTACCTCTCTGCCTTTGATGGATACGGCATCTCCGAGCCTCTGCAGTACTACG ATGTGCTAGGGGACCCTTTGGGCTACTCTTTCCAGGAGCCAGACCTACAGGGCCTAGCCTTCAGCCAACAGCAGTACAGCCCCGTCAACCTGCAATTCTCTGTCTACGAACCACCGTCCTCCCAACCGTGCCACCCACCCTACACCCACCCCTACAGCCCCCACTGCCTGGAGGCTCCCTGCGAGCCCAGCCCAGAGCCCCAGTGTGGAGGCCTGGGGAAGGTGGGTGGTGGAGGTCTGCCCCTGGTCAAGAGGACCAGGCTGGGCCCTGGAGGGCGGGTGAGGGGCCTAGATGAgctttgtgtggtgtgtggagaCAAAGCCTCTGGCTACCATTACAATGCCCTCACCTGTGAAGGCTGCAAAG GTTTTTTCCGAAGGAGTGTGACAAAGAAAGCAGTTTACCGGTGTAAAAGTGGCGGAGGCTGTGAGATGGACATGTACATGCGGAGGAAGTGCCAGGACTGCCGCCTGCGTAAATGTCGTGCTGTGGGCATGCTAGACGAAT GTCTGCTGACGGAGGTGCAGTGCCAGTCCAAGAGGCTGAGGAAGGGAGCCAAGCACAGAGGTGGAGggcctgaggaggaggagaacatgGAGAGCAGGAGCGTCAGCTCCACCAACAGGCTGCTAGGACAT GTGGTGTCTGCAAATCTGTCAAGAGAACAGAATCATGTGCTGGACAGGATAGTGGAGGCTCTTCGGCAGTACAGGGCGCAGTACACTGTACACTGTAGG GTATTTGAGTGGACTTGTACAGAGGATGGTGGAGACAGACTAATGGACGtggcctcccctccctctcagagGCTGCTGCAGTTTGCCAAGAGTGTACCTG GCTTTGAGCTCCTGAACTGCTCGGACCAGAGCACCCTCCTctctagttcctctgtggaagtCATGTTTCTACTCTCAGCGCAGCAGTTCACCCAAAACCCGGCAGCCTGTAGTCCAG CACTACAGCCTTTCAACATCTCAACTCATCATTGTCTGAAAACCTTGGAGTCCAAGGAAAACATTCATAGTGGGACTGGCCCTGTAAACTCAG gaATCAATGAGGACCTGCTCGGGCCGGTGATCAACTTCTTCCACAGCATGGCAGCATTGGGGGTGACCGAGGCTGAATATGCCCTGCTCACTGCCACAGTACTGCTATGCTCAG ACGAAGCGTCGCTGCGGGCGGTTACGTGTGTGGAAAGCTTACAGGAGCTGATCCTGGAGCTGCTGTCCAGGGTGTGCGGAGCCTGGTGTGGAGCCCAGGGCCCTCAGGGAGCCCAGCGCTTCGCGCGCCTGTTGGGGAGACTCACGGAGCTGCGCACGCTACAACACAACCATCTCACCCTGCTCCGACAGCAGCCCTGA
- the LOC101268902 gene encoding bile acid receptor isoform X1, whose amino-acid sequence MREWSESEMTMSAGGYLSAFDGYGISEPLQYYDVLGDPLGYSFQEPDLQGLAFSQQQYSPVNLQFSVYEPPSSQPCHPPYTHPYSPHCLEAPCEPSPEPQCGGLGKVGGGGLPLVKRTRLGPGGRVRGLDELCVVCGDKASGYHYNALTCEGCKGFFRRSVTKKAVYRCKSGGGCEMDMYMRRKCQDCRLRKCRAVGMLDECLLTEVQCQSKRLRKGAKHRGGGPEEEENMESRSVSSTNRLLGHVVSANLSREQNHVLDRIVEALRQYRAQYTVHCRVFEWTCTEDGGDRLMDVASPPSQRLLQFAKSVPGFELLNCSDQSTLLSSSSVEVMFLLSAQQFTQNPAACSPALQPFNISTHHCLKTLESKENIHSGTGPVNSGINEDLLGPVINFFHSMAALGVTEAEYALLTATVLLCSADEASLRAVTCVESLQELILELLSRVCGAWCGAQGPQGAQRFARLLGRLTELRTLQHNHLTLLRQQP is encoded by the exons ATGAGAGAGTGGAGTGAGTCGGAGATGACCATGTCTGCCGGTGGTTACCTCTCTGCCTTTGATGGATACGGCATCTCCGAGCCTCTGCAGTACTACG ATGTGCTAGGGGACCCTTTGGGCTACTCTTTCCAGGAGCCAGACCTACAGGGCCTAGCCTTCAGCCAACAGCAGTACAGCCCCGTCAACCTGCAATTCTCTGTCTACGAACCACCGTCCTCCCAACCGTGCCACCCACCCTACACCCACCCCTACAGCCCCCACTGCCTGGAGGCTCCCTGCGAGCCCAGCCCAGAGCCCCAGTGTGGAGGCCTGGGGAAGGTGGGTGGTGGAGGTCTGCCCCTGGTCAAGAGGACCAGGCTGGGCCCTGGAGGGCGGGTGAGGGGCCTAGATGAgctttgtgtggtgtgtggagaCAAAGCCTCTGGCTACCATTACAATGCCCTCACCTGTGAAGGCTGCAAAG GTTTTTTCCGAAGGAGTGTGACAAAGAAAGCAGTTTACCGGTGTAAAAGTGGCGGAGGCTGTGAGATGGACATGTACATGCGGAGGAAGTGCCAGGACTGCCGCCTGCGTAAATGTCGTGCTGTGGGCATGCTAGACGAAT GTCTGCTGACGGAGGTGCAGTGCCAGTCCAAGAGGCTGAGGAAGGGAGCCAAGCACAGAGGTGGAGggcctgaggaggaggagaacatgGAGAGCAGGAGCGTCAGCTCCACCAACAGGCTGCTAGGACAT GTGGTGTCTGCAAATCTGTCAAGAGAACAGAATCATGTGCTGGACAGGATAGTGGAGGCTCTTCGGCAGTACAGGGCGCAGTACACTGTACACTGTAGG GTATTTGAGTGGACTTGTACAGAGGATGGTGGAGACAGACTAATGGACGtggcctcccctccctctcagagGCTGCTGCAGTTTGCCAAGAGTGTACCTG GCTTTGAGCTCCTGAACTGCTCGGACCAGAGCACCCTCCTctctagttcctctgtggaagtCATGTTTCTACTCTCAGCGCAGCAGTTCACCCAAAACCCGGCAGCCTGTAGTCCAG CACTACAGCCTTTCAACATCTCAACTCATCATTGTCTGAAAACCTTGGAGTCCAAGGAAAACATTCATAGTGGGACTGGCCCTGTAAACTCAG gaATCAATGAGGACCTGCTCGGGCCGGTGATCAACTTCTTCCACAGCATGGCAGCATTGGGGGTGACCGAGGCTGAATATGCCCTGCTCACTGCCACAGTACTGCTATGCTCAG CAGACGAAGCGTCGCTGCGGGCGGTTACGTGTGTGGAAAGCTTACAGGAGCTGATCCTGGAGCTGCTGTCCAGGGTGTGCGGAGCCTGGTGTGGAGCCCAGGGCCCTCAGGGAGCCCAGCGCTTCGCGCGCCTGTTGGGGAGACTCACGGAGCTGCGCACGCTACAACACAACCATCTCACCCTGCTCCGACAGCAGCCCTGA